The Corynebacterium comes genome window below encodes:
- the argC gene encoding N-acetyl-gamma-glutamyl-phosphate reductase produces MTIKVAVAGASGYAGGEILRLILGHPSYLSGDLEIGALTAGSSAGTPVADLMPHLPQLADRIIEDTTVEVLSGHDVVFLALPHGHSAAIGKALEDTVVIDCAADFRLQEAEEWEHYYGSAHQGTWPYGIPEMPGHREQLQGARRIAVPGCFPTGATLAALPAVAGGLIVPDLAIVSITGVSGAGKKASVGLLGSEVMGNLKAYNTAGRHRHTPEVIQNLSEVTDEEVTVSFTPVLAPLPRGILTTITAPLKEGVTQDAAYETYRAFYAEETFVHLLPAGQQPQTQNVLGSNMCHVQVEVDERAGVLLLTSAIDNLTKGTGGAAVQCMNLALGIDEAAGLPQAAVAP; encoded by the coding sequence ATGACGATCAAGGTTGCAGTCGCTGGTGCCTCCGGATATGCGGGCGGGGAGATCCTCCGTCTCATCCTCGGGCACCCCTCCTACCTCTCCGGTGATCTCGAGATCGGTGCGCTGACCGCGGGTTCCTCGGCCGGCACCCCGGTCGCCGACCTCATGCCGCACCTGCCGCAGCTGGCGGACCGGATCATCGAGGACACCACGGTCGAGGTTCTCTCCGGTCATGACGTCGTTTTCCTCGCCCTGCCGCACGGCCACTCCGCCGCGATCGGCAAGGCTCTCGAGGACACCGTCGTCATCGACTGCGCCGCTGATTTCCGCCTGCAGGAGGCGGAGGAGTGGGAGCACTACTACGGCTCCGCGCATCAGGGCACCTGGCCCTACGGCATCCCCGAGATGCCCGGCCACCGTGAGCAGCTGCAGGGCGCCAGACGCATCGCCGTGCCCGGCTGCTTCCCCACGGGTGCGACGCTGGCGGCGCTGCCCGCCGTGGCAGGGGGCCTCATTGTCCCGGACCTCGCCATCGTGTCCATCACCGGCGTCTCCGGCGCAGGCAAGAAGGCTTCCGTGGGACTGCTCGGCTCCGAGGTGATGGGCAACCTCAAGGCCTACAACACCGCCGGCAGGCACCGTCACACCCCTGAGGTCATCCAGAACCTCTCGGAGGTCACCGATGAAGAGGTGACGGTCAGCTTCACGCCGGTGCTGGCTCCGCTGCCGCGAGGCATCCTGACCACCATCACCGCCCCGCTCAAGGAGGGGGTCACGCAGGATGCCGCATACGAGACCTACCGTGCCTTCTACGCGGAAGAGACCTTCGTCCATCTCCTGCCTGCGGGGCAGCAGCCGCAGACCCAGAACGTCCTCGGCTCCAACATGTGCCACGTCCAGGTCGAGGTTGATGAGCGCGCTGGCGTCCTGCTGCTCACCTCCGCCATCGACAACCTCACCAAGGGCACCGGCGGCGCCGCCGTCCAGTGCATGAACCTCGCCCTCGGCATCGATGAGGCCGCCGGTCTCCCGCAGGCCGCCGTCGCCCCCTGA